From Halichoerus grypus chromosome 6, mHalGry1.hap1.1, whole genome shotgun sequence, one genomic window encodes:
- the MBD6 gene encoding methyl-CpG-binding domain protein 6 isoform X3: MNGGNESSGADRAGGPVATSVPIGWQRCVREGAVLYISPSGTELSSLEQTRSYLLSDGTCKCGLECPLNVPKVFNFDPLAPVTPGGAGVGPASEEDMTKLCNHRRKAVAMATLYRSMETTCSHSSPGEGASPQMFHTVSPGPPSARPPCRVPPTTPLNGGPGSLPPEPPSVPQAFPPLAGPGGLFPPPRLPDPVPSGGSSSPCFLPRGNAPSPAPPPPPAISLNAPSYNWGAALCSSLVPPDLGSSPAPHASSSPPSDPSLFHCSDALTPPPLPPSNNLPGPPGPPGPATQPPVSSATMHLPLVLGPLGGAPTVEGPGAPPFLASSLLSAAAKAQHPLLPPPSTLQGRRPRAQTPSAPHSSSPRPSQRRPRRPPTVLRLLEGGGPQAPRRSRPRAPAPVPQPFPLPEPSQPILPSVLSLLGLPTPGPSHSDGSFNLLGSDAHLPPPPALSSGSPPQPRRPIPPSLPGATSGGLSSVPGAPAPPAASKAPLVPSPVLQSPSEGLGMGAGPACPLPPLAGGEAFPFPSPEQGLALSGAGFPGMLGALPLPLSLGQPPPSPLLSHGLFGVLAGGGGQPPPEPLLPPPGGPGPPLAPGEPEGPSLLVASLLPPPPSDLLPPPSAPPSNLLASFLPLLALGPTAGDGEGSAEGAGGPSGETFSGLGDLPPLLFPPLSAPPTLIALNSALLAASLDPPSGTPPQPCVLSAPQPGPPTSSVTTATTDPGASSLGKAPSNSGRPPQLLSPLLSASLLGDLSSLTSSPGALPSLLQPPGPLLSGQLGLQLLPGGGAPPPLSEASSPLACLLQSLQVTIPPEQPEAPCLPPQSPTSALEPEPARPPLSALAPPHGSPDPPVPELLTGRGSGKRGRRGGGGLRGINGEARPGRGRKPGSRREPGRLALKWGARGGFNGQMERSPRRTHHWQHNGELAEGGVEPKDPSPPGPHSEDLKVPPGVVRKSRRGRRRKYNPTRNSNSSRQDVTLDPSPTTRAAVPLPPRARPGRPAKNKRRKLAP, encoded by the exons ATGAATGGGGGCAATGAGAGCAGTGGAGCAGACAGAGCTGGGGGCCCTGTGGCCACATCTGTCCCCATCGGCTGGCAGCGCTGTGTTCGAGAGGGTGCTGTGCTCTATATCAG CCCAAGTGGCACAGAGCTGTCTTCCTTGGAGCAAACCCGGAGCTACCTCCTCAGCGATGGGACCTGCAAGTGCGGTCTGGAGTGTCCACTCAATGTCCCCAAG GTTTTCAACTTTGACCCTTTGGCCCCGGTGACCccgggtggggctggggtggggcctgcaTCAGAGGAGGACATGACCAAGCTGTGCAACCACCGGCGGAAAGCCGTTGCCATGGCAACTCTGTACCGCAGCATGGAGACCACCTGCTCACACTCTTCTCCTG GAGAGGGAGCGAGCCCCCAAATGTTCCAcactgtgtccccagggcccccCTCTGCCCGCCCTCCCTGTCGAGTCCCTCCTACAACTCCACTTAATGGGGGACCTGGCTCCCTTCCCCCAGAACCACCCTCAGTTCCACAGGCCTTCCCCCCTCTAGCAGGCCCTGGGGGGCTCTTCCCACCACCAAGGCTTCCTGACCCCGTCCCCTCTGGAGGCAGCAGCAGTCCCTGTTTCCTCCCAAGGGGCAAcgccccctctccagccccaccccctccgcccGCTATCAGCCTCAACGCTCCCTCCTACAACTGGGGAGCTGCCCTCTGCTCCAGCCTGGTGCCCCCTGACCTGGGCTCTTCTCCAGCCCCCCATGCCTCCTCCTCACCACCTTCAGACCCTTCTCTCTTCCACTGTAGTGATGCCTTAacgccccctcctctgcccccaagcAATAATCTCCCCGGTCCCCCTGGCCCCCCTGGTCCTGCCACTCAGCCACCAGTGTCTTCAGCCACTATGCACCTGCCCCTGGTCTTGGGACCCCTAGGAGGGGCCCCCACGGTGGAGGGGCCCGGGGCACCCCCCTTCCTTGCTAGCAGCCTACTCTCTGCAGCGGCCAAGGCACAGCaccccctgctcccccctcccagcACTTTACAGGGCCGAAGGCCCCGTGCCCAGACACCCTCGGCTCCCCACTCCTCATCACCCCGGCCCTCTCAGCGTCGTCCCCGCAGACCCCCAACTGTACTGCGATTGCTAGAAGGGGGAGGTCCTCAAGCCCCTAGACGGAGCCGTCCTCGGGCCCCTGCTCCCGTCCCCCAACCTTTTCCTCTCCCTGAACCATCCCAGCCGATTCTCCCTTCTGTGCTGTCCCTGCTGGgactccccacccctggcccttCCCACTCCGATGGAAGCTTTAACCTTTTGGGGTCAGATGCacaccttcctcctcccccagccctctcctcagggagccctccccagcccaggcgCCCTATTCCGCCCTCCCTCCCGGGGGCCACCAGTGGCGGCCTCAGCAGTGTGCCAG gtgcccctgccccaccAGCTGCCTCCAAAGCCCCCCTGGTCCCCAGCCCTGTGCTTCAAAGCCCATCTGAAGGGCTCGGGATGGGGGCGGGCCcagcctgccctctgcctcccctggcTGGTGGGGAGGCTTTCCCTTTCCCCAGTCCTGAGCAGGGCCTGGCGCTGAGTGGAGCCGGCTTCCCGGGGATGCTAGGGgccttgcctctccctctgagtCTGGGGCAGCCCCCACCTTCTCCACTGCTCAGCCACGGTTTATTTGGCgtgctggctgggggagggggacaaccTCCCCCTGAGCCCCTGCTACCCCCACCGGGAGGACCTggccctcccctggccccaggcGAGCCTGAAGGGCCTTCGCTTTTGGTGGCTTCCCTGCTTCCACCGCCCCCCTCAGACCTTCTTCCACCCCCTTCTGCACCTCCTAGCAACCTCCTTGCCTCTTTCCTGCCCCTGTTGGCCCTGGGCCCCacagctggggatggggagggatcTGCAGAGGGAGCTGGGGGTCCAAGTGGGGAGACATTTTCAGGTTTGGGAGACCTGCCCCCCCTACTGTTCCCCCCACTTTCAGCCCCCCCCACCCTCATAGCTTTAAATTCTGCGCTGCTGGCTGCCAGCCTGGATCCCCCCTCGGGGACACCCCCCCAG CCCTGTGTCCTGAGTGCCCCCCAACCTGGACCACCTACCTCCAGTGTCACCACGGCAACTACTGACCCGGGGGCCTCCTCTCTGGGCAAGGCCCCCTCCAACTCAGGGAGACCCCCCCAACTCCTTAGCCCTCTGCTGAGTGCCAGCCTGCTGG GTGATCTGTCTTCGCTGACCAGCAGCCCTGGAGCCCTCCCCAGCCTGCTGCAGCCTCCTGGCCCTCTTCTCTCTGGCCAGCTGGGGCTGCAGCTCCTCCCTGGGGGGGGAGCTCCTCCACCCCTCTCAGAGGCTTCTAGTCCCCTAGCCTGCCTGCTACAGAGTCTCCAGGTGacg ATTCCTCCAGAGCAGCCAGAAGCCCCTTGTCTGCCCCCTCAGAGCCCCACCTCAGCCCTGGAACCGGAGCCTGCCCGGCCTCCCCTCAGTGCCTTAGCCCCACCCCACGGTTCTCCCGACCCCCCAGTCCCTGAGCTGCTCActgggagggggtcagggaaaCGGGgccggaggggaggagggggacttAGGGGCATTAATGGTGAGGCCAGGCCAGGCCGGGGCCGAAAGCCTGGCAGCCGGCGGGAGCCTGGCCGACTGGCCCTCAAGTGGGGGGCACGTGGTGGCTTCAATGGACAAATGGAACGGTCCCCAAGAAGGACCCACCACTGGCAGCATAATGGGGAGCTGGCTGAAGGGGGTGTTGAGCCCAAGGATCCATCCCCTCCTGGACCCCATTCTGAGGACCTTAAG gtgcccccaggggtAGTCAGAAAGTCTCGTCGTGGCCGGAGGAGAAAATACAA CCCTACCCGGAACAGCAATAGCTCCCGCCAGGATGTTACCTTGGACCCCAGCCCTACAACCCGC GCggctgtccctctgcctccccgggCCCGCCCTGGCCGTCCTGCCAAAAACAAGAGGAGGAAACTGGCCCCTTAG